AAGATGGCGGAGGTAGAGCCCTACCCCCGTGCCCTGTTCCCTTCACCTGTACTCTGGATGGTTCTGCAGACAGGATAGCAGCTCTCCAACGGGCCTGCCCTCGTAGCAGATCTGATAGACCGCTGTGAATAATGGGAACTTGTTCAGCAGCCCCTTCTTCTTGAGGATGTGgtacgtctgagcagaggtttgcGGCCCTTGTACCTTCTGTCCGTTCAGCAACTCCTTCTCCAACTGTTGAATACTCTTTCCCGTCCTGGCGAAGGCTTCGGCTATCCTGCGGTTCCGCCCCCCGTAGCAGGAGCTGATGAGGTCAGCCACCCCACAGCTCTCCAGGAAAGTGGCTGTGGACACCTGGTCCTTGCAGAAAGCTCTGGCAAAGGCAATTATCTCCATGAGGCCCAGGCGGATGACAGCAGCCTTGGTGCTGTCTCCGCAAGGGACGCCGTCGCAGAAGCCGGCCCCCAGGGAGATGACGTTCTTTAGAGCCCCACACAGCTCCACTACCTCCGACTCCTTCACCACGGTGACTCGGAATTTGGGGGTCTCCAGCAGCTCTTTGAAGAGAAGGCCATTCTGGAACACCTTGCTGCCGATGGTGGTCTCACAGAACTGCTCTTCAGCCACCTCGTTGGCTATGTTGGCCCCCATCAGCACGCTGACGTCTATGTCCACCTTCTCTCGGATGATGTCGGAGATCAGCTTCAGGCCCTCGGGGCCCTCCTCTATGCCCTTGATGAGGGACAGGCCCAGGGCCTTCTTGGGCACGATGCCAGCAATCTCATCACAGACTGTTCGAATGAACTGGTTGGGGGAGGCAAACACCAGCAGGTCGGCATCCTGCACAGCCTGGCTGAGGCTCGGGGTGGCCACCACGTTCTCCGGCAGCCTGTGCCCAGGCAGGTACTTGACATTTTCATGGTCACTGTTGATGATCTCCGTCAGCTTCCTCCCATTGACTGTTTCTTCAAATACCCACATCTTGACTGTGGAGGCGAACTTCTTTACGTTCTTCACGTTGCTCCCGATGATTTTTGAAATGACGGATCCCCAGTTCCCTGAGCCCAGGATGGACACCTTCAGGGGCTTGGCCACCCCTCCTAGGCTGGCATCCTGCTGTGCACACGGTGTCTTCCTAGCTGACTGCTGATCACAAACTGCACGATCTAGCCTGCAGGCACCCTGCCTCCCAACctgcacaaaaaggacatttacgACCCGAGGGTGGTAGttcatgcctgtaactccagcacgcGGAAGTTCAGAGGACTGACTCAAATTCAAAGACAGCTTGAGTTGCAGAGTGAGCTTATCtgaaaacaaataagataaatgaagatttaaaaaaggAAGGCTGAATGCAGCTCAGCCGGTAGAGTGCTTGGGTTGTGCTTGAGGTCCTGGGCTCTAGCCCCAGTACTGcctcagctgggtgtggtagtgaaggcttgtgatcccagcagtggggagagagaggcaggagggacagaagttcaaggtcagcctcagctccAAACAGAAGTTgaagccagggctggagagatggctcagaggttaaagcattgactgctcttccagaggacctgagttcaattcccagcaaccacacggtggctcacaactgtctatatctggtgcccccttctggtacacagggtgtacatgcaaacagaacattgtatagataataaataaaccaatacatcttaaaaaaaaaaaaagaagaagatgaagccAATCAGGGATACATGGACtacatgtctcaaaataagtaaatgaacaaataaataaaccaaataaaaagacatttaCAAGGGTACTTGATGTTTAAGTGTTGCATATTTGATG
This Meriones unguiculatus strain TT.TT164.6M chromosome 21, Bangor_MerUng_6.1, whole genome shotgun sequence DNA region includes the following protein-coding sequences:
- the LOC110565712 gene encoding glycerol-3-phosphate dehydrogenase 1-like protein — protein: MNYHPRVVNVLFVQVGRQGACRLDRAVCDQQSARKTPCAQQDASLGGVAKPLKVSILGSGNWGSVISKIIGSNVKNVKKFASTVKMWVFEETVNGRKLTEIINSDHENVKYLPGHRLPENVVATPSLSQAVQDADLLVFASPNQFIRTVCDEIAGIVPKKALGLSLIKGIEEGPEGLKLISDIIREKVDIDVSVLMGANIANEVAEEQFCETTIGSKVFQNGLLFKELLETPKFRVTVVKESEVVELCGALKNVISLGAGFCDGVPCGDSTKAAVIRLGLMEIIAFARAFCKDQVSTATFLESCGVADLISSCYGGRNRRIAEAFARTGKSIQQLEKELLNGQKVQGPQTSAQTYHILKKKGLLNKFPLFTAVYQICYEGRPVGELLSCLQNHPEYR